In Tsuneonella amylolytica, one genomic interval encodes:
- a CDS encoding endonuclease domain-containing protein: MTDRKTLQLRSPDETADAEPAIKKKGRGWEISEKRLDALHDMAREKRRHSTPAHKALAERFAKADLGKWKFTRHAVIGSAIVDFGSPTLGMAIMLDEEGDDPVLSKRRDKSLEAVGVRVMRIAAADVLADMDAVLARITAGMRMRIADKKTRAREHAAANPNQAYERPNRRPRENRE; encoded by the coding sequence GTGACCGACCGCAAAACCCTCCAGCTCCGCTCGCCCGACGAGACCGCCGATGCCGAACCCGCGATCAAGAAGAAGGGGCGCGGGTGGGAAATCTCGGAAAAGCGGCTCGATGCGCTGCACGACATGGCGCGCGAGAAGCGGCGGCATTCGACGCCGGCGCACAAGGCGCTCGCCGAGCGGTTCGCCAAGGCCGACCTCGGCAAGTGGAAGTTCACCCGCCACGCGGTGATCGGCAGTGCAATCGTCGACTTCGGCAGCCCCACGCTCGGCATGGCGATCATGCTCGACGAAGAGGGCGACGATCCGGTGCTGTCGAAGCGCCGCGACAAGAGCCTCGAGGCGGTGGGGGTGCGCGTGATGCGGATCGCCGCGGCCGACGTGCTGGCGGACATGGACGCCGTCCTTGCCCGCATCACCGCCGGCATGCGGATGCGCATCGCCGACAAGAAGACCCGCGCGCGCGAACACGCCGCGGCCAATCCGAACCAGGCATACGAGCGGCCGAACCGCCGGCCACGGGAGAACCGCGAATGA
- the sufC gene encoding Fe-S cluster assembly ATPase SufC encodes MLEITDLTATVGDTEILRGLTLSVGAGEVHAIMGPNGAGKSTLAYVLGGRPGYEVTGGSVLFDGENLLAMDPHERAAAGFFLGFQYPVEIPGVSNVQFLREALNSQRKVRGQDPLTGGEFLKLAKDKAGLLKLDMDMMKRNVNVGFSGGEKKRNEMVQMGVLDPKFAVLDETDSGLDIDALKTVGEGINAIMRSPDKAVLLITHYQRLLDYVRPDKVHILARGRIVKTGGPELALELEREGYEAAV; translated from the coding sequence ATGCTTGAGATTACCGACCTCACCGCCACCGTCGGCGACACCGAGATCCTGCGCGGCCTGACGCTGAGCGTGGGCGCGGGCGAGGTGCACGCGATCATGGGTCCCAACGGCGCGGGCAAGTCGACGCTCGCCTACGTGCTGGGCGGCCGTCCCGGGTACGAGGTGACCGGCGGCAGCGTCCTGTTCGATGGCGAGAACCTGCTCGCGATGGACCCGCACGAACGCGCCGCGGCAGGGTTCTTCCTCGGCTTCCAGTATCCGGTCGAGATTCCCGGCGTCTCCAACGTCCAGTTCCTGCGCGAGGCATTGAACAGCCAGCGCAAGGTGCGGGGCCAGGACCCGCTGACCGGCGGGGAGTTCCTGAAGCTCGCCAAGGACAAGGCGGGCCTGCTGAAGCTCGACATGGACATGATGAAGCGCAACGTGAACGTCGGCTTCTCGGGCGGCGAGAAGAAGCGCAACGAGATGGTCCAGATGGGCGTGCTCGATCCGAAGTTCGCCGTGCTCGACGAAACCGACAGCGGCCTCGATATCGATGCGCTCAAGACCGTGGGCGAAGGCATCAACGCGATCATGCGCAGCCCCGACAAGGCGGTGCTCCTGATCACCCACTACCAGCGGCTGCTCGACTACGTGCGGCCCGACAAGGTTCACATTCTCGCGCGGGGGCGCATCGTCAAAACCGGGGGACCCGAACTCGCGCTCGAACTCGAGCGCGAAGGCTATGAGGCTGCCGTATGA
- a CDS encoding SufD family Fe-S cluster assembly protein, translated as MTLATLPTTRHEDWRYADGTALSALAPHSLDDWHKAVLAPGETRSKDLLLDAAHPGVHRVRLDVGAGARAEIFAVLSANEYTRLEVEVTLREGAHFELGGVTIGGRNAVREIVTRVNHAEPGGTSNQVVRSVHWGTATGNFLGRIGVARDAQRTDAGQSFKALLLERGASANTKPELEIFADDVKCAHGAAIGQMDEAARFYMASRGLSPEAAKALLVRAFVADAFVEHAQPDALLEAALGELDR; from the coding sequence GTGACGCTCGCCACCCTTCCGACCACCCGCCACGAGGATTGGCGCTACGCCGACGGCACTGCGCTGTCGGCGCTCGCGCCCCATTCGCTTGACGATTGGCACAAGGCCGTGCTCGCACCGGGCGAGACGCGGTCGAAGGACCTGCTGCTCGATGCCGCGCATCCGGGCGTCCACCGCGTTCGGCTGGACGTGGGCGCGGGCGCGCGGGCGGAAATCTTCGCGGTCTTGAGCGCCAACGAATACACCCGGCTGGAAGTCGAGGTGACCTTGCGCGAAGGCGCGCACTTCGAACTGGGCGGCGTGACGATCGGCGGCAGAAACGCGGTGCGCGAGATCGTGACCCGCGTGAACCATGCCGAACCCGGCGGCACCAGCAACCAGGTCGTGCGCAGCGTCCACTGGGGCACGGCGACGGGCAACTTCCTCGGCCGGATCGGCGTCGCCCGCGACGCGCAGCGGACCGATGCCGGGCAAAGCTTCAAGGCATTGCTCCTCGAACGCGGGGCGAGCGCCAACACAAAGCCCGAGTTGGAAATCTTCGCCGACGACGTGAAGTGCGCCCACGGCGCCGCGATCGGCCAGATGGACGAAGCCGCCCGGTTCTACATGGCGAGCCGCGGTCTGTCGCCGGAAGCGGCCAAGGCGCTGCTCGTGCGCGCCTTCGTGGCCGACGCGTTCGTCGAGCATGCACAGCCCGACGCGCTGCTCGAAGCCGCGCTGGGCGAGCTCGACCGGTGA
- a CDS encoding aminotransferase class V-fold PLP-dependent enzyme — MPTTSRKADFPGLVGRDGQPWHYLDTAATAQKPQAVIDAVSRAMGTDYATVHRGVYGRSAEMTLGYEAARRRVAAFVGGREEEIVFTRGATEAINLVAYAWPDKGRVLLSQLEHHSNIVPWQLAGWQVDVCPLTGDGRIDLDAAEAMLTPEHTMVAFAHVSNVLGSTLDARRAAYLAHAVGAKLLLDGCQAVPRMPVDVAALDCDFYAFSAHKLYGPTGIGALWGRADLLAAMTPWQGGGAMIDRVAFTGTTYAPPPQRFEAGTPAIVEAIGFAAACDYVDGIGREAIARHEADLARSLREALQPMNDVTLFGPEDSAGIVSFAIGDIHPHDLGTILDEENVAIRAGHHCAQPLMDHLGVPATARASFGLYSSQDDIDALVRGIERARRIFG; from the coding sequence ATGCCGACCACCAGCCGCAAGGCGGACTTCCCCGGCCTCGTGGGGCGGGACGGGCAGCCGTGGCATTACCTCGATACCGCGGCCACGGCGCAGAAGCCGCAGGCGGTGATCGACGCGGTCTCCCGCGCGATGGGCACGGACTACGCGACCGTGCACCGCGGCGTCTACGGCCGCTCGGCCGAGATGACGCTGGGCTACGAAGCGGCGCGGCGGCGGGTTGCAGCCTTTGTCGGCGGGCGCGAGGAGGAGATCGTCTTCACCCGCGGCGCGACCGAGGCGATCAACCTCGTCGCCTACGCCTGGCCCGACAAGGGCCGCGTGCTGCTGAGCCAGCTCGAACACCATTCGAACATCGTGCCCTGGCAGCTTGCCGGATGGCAGGTGGACGTGTGCCCGCTGACCGGTGACGGGCGGATCGATCTGGACGCGGCGGAAGCGATGCTGACGCCCGAGCACACGATGGTAGCCTTCGCGCACGTCTCGAACGTCCTCGGCTCAACGCTCGACGCCCGGCGCGCGGCGTACCTTGCCCATGCGGTCGGCGCGAAGCTGCTGCTCGACGGATGCCAGGCCGTGCCGCGGATGCCGGTCGACGTCGCCGCGCTCGATTGCGATTTCTATGCCTTCAGCGCGCACAAGCTCTACGGCCCGACCGGCATCGGCGCGCTGTGGGGCCGGGCGGACCTGCTTGCCGCGATGACGCCGTGGCAGGGCGGCGGCGCGATGATCGACCGGGTGGCGTTCACGGGCACGACCTACGCCCCGCCGCCCCAGCGGTTCGAGGCGGGCACGCCTGCGATCGTGGAAGCGATCGGGTTCGCGGCGGCCTGCGACTACGTCGACGGGATCGGCCGCGAGGCGATTGCCCGGCACGAGGCGGACCTCGCGCGCTCGCTGCGCGAAGCCCTCCAGCCGATGAACGACGTGACGCTGTTCGGGCCGGAAGACAGCGCCGGGATCGTCAGCTTCGCGATTGGCGACATCCACCCGCACGATCTCGGCACGATCCTCGACGAGGAGAACGTCGCGATCCGCGCCGGCCACCACTGCGCACAGCCGCTGATGGACCACCTCGGCGTGCCCGCCACCGCGCGGGCGAGCTTCGGCCTCTACAGTTCGCAGGACGATATCGACGCACTGGTGCGCGGGATCGAGCGCGCGAGAAGGATTTTCGGATGA
- a CDS encoding SUF system Fe-S cluster assembly protein, which produces MSTDEDTKKTWVAAPAPNEELVKPPRAMVSDAVDETETPRETFERKRDYLEGFLAKKPEVAHAGEPGGDLYEAVVEALKEIYDPEIPVNIYDLGLIYAVEVSDEADAKVTMTLTTPHCPVAESMPAEVELRVGAVPGVRDSEVALVWDPPWGPDKMTDEARLELGML; this is translated from the coding sequence ATGAGTACCGACGAAGACACCAAAAAGACGTGGGTCGCCGCGCCCGCCCCGAACGAAGAGCTCGTAAAGCCGCCGCGGGCGATGGTGTCCGACGCGGTCGACGAAACGGAGACCCCGCGCGAGACGTTCGAGCGCAAGCGCGATTACCTCGAGGGTTTCCTCGCTAAGAAGCCCGAGGTCGCCCACGCCGGCGAACCGGGCGGCGACCTCTACGAGGCGGTGGTCGAGGCGCTGAAAGAAATCTACGATCCGGAAATCCCGGTGAACATCTACGACCTCGGCCTCATCTACGCGGTCGAGGTCAGCGACGAGGCCGATGCGAAGGTCACCATGACGCTGACCACCCCGCACTGCCCGGTCGCCGAATCGATGCCGGCCGAAGTCGAACTGCGCGTGGGCGCGGTACCGGGCGTGCGCGATTCGGAAGTCGCGCTGGTGTGGGACCCGCCGTGGGGCCCCGACAAGATGACCGACGAAGCGCGGCTGGAGCTGGGAATGCTATGA
- a CDS encoding HesB/IscA family protein, giving the protein MTDTKTRQRPAAVNLTPAAEARVADLMARAPEGAIGVKLSTPRRGCSGLAYSVDYVSEEAGFDEKIETPGGTFYIDGASVLYLVGSTMDWVEDDFTAGFVFANPNAKGACGCGESFMV; this is encoded by the coding sequence ATGACCGATACGAAAACCCGCCAGCGGCCCGCAGCCGTCAACCTTACGCCAGCTGCCGAAGCTCGTGTGGCTGACCTTATGGCCAGGGCGCCCGAAGGGGCGATCGGGGTCAAGCTGTCGACCCCGCGCCGGGGCTGTTCGGGTCTCGCCTACTCGGTCGACTACGTCAGCGAGGAAGCCGGCTTCGACGAGAAGATCGAGACGCCGGGCGGCACCTTCTACATCGACGGGGCGAGCGTGCTCTACCTCGTCGGCAGCACGATGGACTGGGTGGAGGACGACTTTACCGCCGGGTTCGTGTTCGCCAATCCCAACGCCAAGGGCGCGTGTGGCTGCGGCGAGAGTTTCATGGTCTAA